One region of Brassica napus cultivar Da-Ae chromosome A10, Da-Ae, whole genome shotgun sequence genomic DNA includes:
- the LOC106420278 gene encoding probable LRR receptor-like serine/threonine-protein kinase At5g59680 isoform X3, with translation MESHCRVLELVLGTLAIIHLVLAQDQQGFISLDCGLPAEELSPYDERWTGLRFTSDATYIQRGKTGRIQANRESEFSKPYTTLRYFPNGTRNCYNLSVEKGRKYLVRATFVYGNYDGLNIKPKFDLYLGPNPWTTIDLQGEVDSGRVEMFHIPTSNSLQICLVKNGATTPLISTLEIRPIVNNTYTPVSGSLNLLFRTFLNKSETEIRYPSDRYDRVWTWLFRNEWTQIYTTLQVNNLNDVYVPPEAALTTAATPTNTNSPLMINWTSRNVDNQYYLYTHFAEIQELRTNDTREFNMTWNGEHYYGPLVPPKFNGITVFSRSGKSCKGGECSLQLKRTNRSTLPPLLNALEVYTVIHFPQSETNENEVVSMQNIKTTYGISRISWQGDPCVPQRLMWDGLNCSNTDMSTPPRITYLNLSSSGLTGTIAASIQNLTQLETLDLSNNNLTGDVPEFLGNMKSLVFINISRNDLSGSIPQALQRKGLELYPQGNPRLCFSGSCLLPKPKPFPVAIVASLASVAIILVLLVLTFVLRKKMLSIVGGANPPVSSIQTNKRRFVYSEVTNMTNNFQRVVGEGGFGIVYHGTLNVNKQVAVKLLSQSSTQGYKQFKAEVDLLMRVHHTNLVNLVGYCNEGDNLALIYEYMPNGDLRHHLSDRSIINWGIRLRIALEAALGLEYLHIGCIPAMVHRDVKTTNILLDEQFKARLADFGLSRSFPVGGESHVSTMIAGTPGYLDPQYYRTSRLTEKSDVYSFGIVLLEMITNQPVIDQSREKSHITQWVEFELISGDIRTIMDPNLQGDYDSHSAWRVLDLAMSCANPSSTKRPSMSQVVVELKECLASENSRRNMRRGRMESHSPAKVSMLIDTGMLPVAR, from the exons ATGGAGAGTCATTGTCGGGTCTTGGAGTTGGTATTAGGAACTTTGGCTATTATTCATCTTGTACTGGCTCAGGATCAACAAG GGTTCATCAGTTTGGATTGTGGGCTACCCGCGGAAGAGCTTTCTCCCTATGATGAGCGATGGACTGGTTTACGTTTCACTTCGGACGCAACATACATCCAGCGTGGAAAAACTGGCAGAATCCAAGCAAACCGTGAGAGCGAATTCTCGAAGCCGTACACAACGCTGAGATATTTTCCAAATGGAACACGAAACTGTTACAATCTGAGTGTGGAGAAGGGACGTAAATATTTGGTCAGAGCTACCTTTGTGTATGGAAACTATGATGGTCTTAACATTAAGCCCAAGTTTGATCTGTATCTTGGACCTAATCCATGGACCACGATAGATTTGCAAGGAGAAGTGGATAGCGGACGAGTGGAGATGTTTCACATTCCAACGTCAAACTCGTTGCAGATTTGTCTCGTTAAGAACGGGGCGACTACTCCGCTAATATCCACCTTGGAGATACGGCCAATAGTTAATAATACTTACACGCCTGTGTCTGGTTCCCTTAATCTTTTATTTCGGACATTTCTCAACAAATCAGAAACTGAGATAAG ATACCCGAGTGATAGATATGACCGCGTATGGACTTGGCTCTTCAGAAACGAATGGACACAGATTTACACCACTCTCCAAGTGAACAATTTAAACGATGTTTATGTTCCACCAGAAGCAGCACTCACAACTGCAGCAACACCTACTAATACCAATTCGCCATTGATGATCAACTGGACTTCGAGAAATGTTGATAACCAATATTACCTGTATACACACTTCGCTGAGATCCAAGAGTTGCGGACCAACGATACCAGGGAATTCAACATGACTTGGAATGGAGAACACTATTATGGCCCTCTAGTACCTCCAAAATTTAATGGAATTACTGTCTTTAGCCGGTCAGGGAAAAGCTGCAAAGGAGGGGAGTGCAGTCTTCAGCTGAAGAGAACCAACAGATCAACTCTTCCACCTCTGCTTAATGCTCTTGAGGTCTACACAGTTATCCATTTTCCGCAATCTGAAACAAATGAAAATGAGG TGGTTTCTATGCAAAACATCAAAACCACCTATGGAATAAGTAGAATCAGCTGGCAAGGAGATCCATGCGTCCCTCAACGGCTTATGTGGGACGGCTTAAACTGCAGCAACACCGATATGTCTACGCCACCAAGAATCACTTATTT AAACTTGTCTTCAAGTGGTTTAACTGGAACCATAGCAGCTAGCATTCAGAATCTCACACAACTAGAAACTCT GGACTTGTCTAATAATAATTTGACTGGAGACGTGCCAGAGTTTCTAGGCAACATGAAGTCGTTGGTGTTCAT aaacaTAAGCAGGAACGATCTTAGTGGTTCCATTCCTCAGGCTCTTCAGAGGAAAGGACTGGAGTTATA TCCTCAAGGGAACCCAAGACTTTGTTTCTCTGGTTCATGCCTACTTCCCAAACCCAAGCCATTTCCAGTGGCAATTGTGGCATCTCTTGCGTCTGTGGCCATTATCCTTGTTCTTTTGGTACTTACTTTTGTTTTAAGGAAGAAAATGCTGTCAATTGTGGGAGG TGCTAATCCACCTGTTTCATCAATCCAAACGAATAAGAGAAGGTTTGTTTATTCAGAGGTCACTAATATGACAAATAACTTTCAAAGAGTTGTTGGGGAAGGAGGATTCGGTATTGTCTATCACGGGACTCTAAATGTTAACAAACAAGTAGCTGTTAAACTGCTTTCTCAATCATCAACCCAAGGCTATAAGCAATTCAAGGCAGAA GTTGATCTTCTTATGAGAGTTCACCATACAAATTTGGTAAACTTAGTAGGATACTGTAATGAAGGAGATAACTTGGCTCTAATATACGAGTATATGCCCAATGGAGACTTAAGACACCATCTGtctg ATAGATCCATTATCAACTGGGGTATTCGACTACGAATAGCCTTGGAGGCTGCATTAG GTTTGGAGTACTTACACATTGGGTGCATACCAGCAATGGTTCATAGAGATGTAAAAACTACAAACATATTGTTGGACGAGCAGTTCAAGGCAAGGCTTGCTG ATTTTGGGCTGTCGAGATCTTTCCCAGTTGGAGGTGAGTCTCATGTTTCGACGATGATTGCTGGCACTCCTGGATATCTTGATCCTCA ATATTACCGTACAAGTCGGTTGACCGAGAAGAGCGATGTGTACAGTTTCGGCATTGTGTTATTGGAGATGATCACAAACCAACCCGTGATTGACCAATCTCGTGAAAAGTCTCACATAACACAATGGGTTGAGTTTGAGCTAATTAGCGGAGATATTAGGACTATCATGGATCCAAACCTTCAAGGAGACTATGACTCTCACTCTGCCTGGAGAGTTCTTGATTTGGCAATGTCATGTGCAAATCCTTCTTCCACAAAACGTCCAAGCATGTCTCAGGTTGTTGTCGAACTAAAGGAGTGTCTTGCGTCTGAAAACTCAAGGAGAAATATGAGGAGAGGCAGGATGGAATCTCATAGTCCCGCTAAAGTGAGCATGCTCATTGACACTGGGATGCTCCCTGTGGCGAGATAG
- the LOC106420278 gene encoding probable LRR receptor-like serine/threonine-protein kinase At5g59680 isoform X2, translating into MESHCRVLELVLGTLAIIHLVLAQDQQGFISLDCGLPAEELSPYDERWTGLRFTSDATYIQRGKTGRIQANRESEFSKPYTTLRYFPNGTRNCYNLSVEKGRKYLVRATFVYGNYDGLNIKPKFDLYLGPNPWTTIDLQGEVDSGRVEMFHIPTSNSLQICLVKNGATTPLISTLEIRPIVNNTYTPVSGSLNLLFRTFLNKSETEIRYPSDRYDRVWTWLFRNEWTQIYTTLQVNNLNDVYVPPEAALTTAATPTNTNSPLMINWTSRNVDNQYYLYTHFAEIQELRTNDTREFNMTWNGEHYYGPLVPPKFNGITVFSRSGKSCKGGECSLQLKRTNRSTLPPLLNALEVYTVIHFPQSETNENEVVSMQNIKTTYGISRISWQGDPCVPQRLMWDGLNCSNTDMSTPPRITYLNLSSSGLTGTIAASIQNLTQLETLDLSNNNLTGDVPEFLGNMKSLVFINISRNDLSGSIPQALQRKGLELYPQGNPRLCFSGSCLLPKPKPFPVAIVASLASVAIILVLLVLTFVLRKKMLSIVGGRPPFISSSVNVTNANPPVSSIQTNKRRFVYSEVTNMTNNFQRVVGEGGFGIVYHGTLNVNKQVAVKLLSQSSTQGYKQFKAEVDLLMRVHHTNLVNLVGYCNEGDNLALIYEYMPNGDLRHHLSGKGDRSIINWGIRLRIALEAALGLEYLHIGCIPAMVHRDVKTTNILLDEQFKARLADFGLSRSFPVGGESHVSTMIAGTPGYLDPQYYRTSRLTEKSDVYSFGIVLLEMITNQPVIDQSREKSHITQWVEFELISGDIRTIMDPNLQGDYDSHSAWRVLDLAMSCANPSSTKRPSMSQVVVELKECLASENSRRNMRRGRMESHSPAKVSMLIDTGMLPVAR; encoded by the exons ATGGAGAGTCATTGTCGGGTCTTGGAGTTGGTATTAGGAACTTTGGCTATTATTCATCTTGTACTGGCTCAGGATCAACAAG GGTTCATCAGTTTGGATTGTGGGCTACCCGCGGAAGAGCTTTCTCCCTATGATGAGCGATGGACTGGTTTACGTTTCACTTCGGACGCAACATACATCCAGCGTGGAAAAACTGGCAGAATCCAAGCAAACCGTGAGAGCGAATTCTCGAAGCCGTACACAACGCTGAGATATTTTCCAAATGGAACACGAAACTGTTACAATCTGAGTGTGGAGAAGGGACGTAAATATTTGGTCAGAGCTACCTTTGTGTATGGAAACTATGATGGTCTTAACATTAAGCCCAAGTTTGATCTGTATCTTGGACCTAATCCATGGACCACGATAGATTTGCAAGGAGAAGTGGATAGCGGACGAGTGGAGATGTTTCACATTCCAACGTCAAACTCGTTGCAGATTTGTCTCGTTAAGAACGGGGCGACTACTCCGCTAATATCCACCTTGGAGATACGGCCAATAGTTAATAATACTTACACGCCTGTGTCTGGTTCCCTTAATCTTTTATTTCGGACATTTCTCAACAAATCAGAAACTGAGATAAG ATACCCGAGTGATAGATATGACCGCGTATGGACTTGGCTCTTCAGAAACGAATGGACACAGATTTACACCACTCTCCAAGTGAACAATTTAAACGATGTTTATGTTCCACCAGAAGCAGCACTCACAACTGCAGCAACACCTACTAATACCAATTCGCCATTGATGATCAACTGGACTTCGAGAAATGTTGATAACCAATATTACCTGTATACACACTTCGCTGAGATCCAAGAGTTGCGGACCAACGATACCAGGGAATTCAACATGACTTGGAATGGAGAACACTATTATGGCCCTCTAGTACCTCCAAAATTTAATGGAATTACTGTCTTTAGCCGGTCAGGGAAAAGCTGCAAAGGAGGGGAGTGCAGTCTTCAGCTGAAGAGAACCAACAGATCAACTCTTCCACCTCTGCTTAATGCTCTTGAGGTCTACACAGTTATCCATTTTCCGCAATCTGAAACAAATGAAAATGAGG TGGTTTCTATGCAAAACATCAAAACCACCTATGGAATAAGTAGAATCAGCTGGCAAGGAGATCCATGCGTCCCTCAACGGCTTATGTGGGACGGCTTAAACTGCAGCAACACCGATATGTCTACGCCACCAAGAATCACTTATTT AAACTTGTCTTCAAGTGGTTTAACTGGAACCATAGCAGCTAGCATTCAGAATCTCACACAACTAGAAACTCT GGACTTGTCTAATAATAATTTGACTGGAGACGTGCCAGAGTTTCTAGGCAACATGAAGTCGTTGGTGTTCAT aaacaTAAGCAGGAACGATCTTAGTGGTTCCATTCCTCAGGCTCTTCAGAGGAAAGGACTGGAGTTATA TCCTCAAGGGAACCCAAGACTTTGTTTCTCTGGTTCATGCCTACTTCCCAAACCCAAGCCATTTCCAGTGGCAATTGTGGCATCTCTTGCGTCTGTGGCCATTATCCTTGTTCTTTTGGTACTTACTTTTGTTTTAAGGAAGAAAATGCTGTCAATTGTGGGAGGTA GGCCACCTTTTATATCGTCATCTGTGAATGTCACAAATGCTAATCCACCTGTTTCATCAATCCAAACGAATAAGAGAAGGTTTGTTTATTCAGAGGTCACTAATATGACAAATAACTTTCAAAGAGTTGTTGGGGAAGGAGGATTCGGTATTGTCTATCACGGGACTCTAAATGTTAACAAACAAGTAGCTGTTAAACTGCTTTCTCAATCATCAACCCAAGGCTATAAGCAATTCAAGGCAGAA GTTGATCTTCTTATGAGAGTTCACCATACAAATTTGGTAAACTTAGTAGGATACTGTAATGAAGGAGATAACTTGGCTCTAATATACGAGTATATGCCCAATGGAGACTTAAGACACCATCTGtctg GGAAAGGAGATAGATCCATTATCAACTGGGGTATTCGACTACGAATAGCCTTGGAGGCTGCATTAG GTTTGGAGTACTTACACATTGGGTGCATACCAGCAATGGTTCATAGAGATGTAAAAACTACAAACATATTGTTGGACGAGCAGTTCAAGGCAAGGCTTGCTG ATTTTGGGCTGTCGAGATCTTTCCCAGTTGGAGGTGAGTCTCATGTTTCGACGATGATTGCTGGCACTCCTGGATATCTTGATCCTCA ATATTACCGTACAAGTCGGTTGACCGAGAAGAGCGATGTGTACAGTTTCGGCATTGTGTTATTGGAGATGATCACAAACCAACCCGTGATTGACCAATCTCGTGAAAAGTCTCACATAACACAATGGGTTGAGTTTGAGCTAATTAGCGGAGATATTAGGACTATCATGGATCCAAACCTTCAAGGAGACTATGACTCTCACTCTGCCTGGAGAGTTCTTGATTTGGCAATGTCATGTGCAAATCCTTCTTCCACAAAACGTCCAAGCATGTCTCAGGTTGTTGTCGAACTAAAGGAGTGTCTTGCGTCTGAAAACTCAAGGAGAAATATGAGGAGAGGCAGGATGGAATCTCATAGTCCCGCTAAAGTGAGCATGCTCATTGACACTGGGATGCTCCCTGTGGCGAGATAG
- the LOC106420278 gene encoding probable LRR receptor-like serine/threonine-protein kinase At5g59680 isoform X1 yields MESHCRVLELVLGTLAIIHLVLAQDQQGFISLDCGLPAEELSPYDERWTGLRFTSDATYIQRGKTGRIQANRESEFSKPYTTLRYFPNGTRNCYNLSVEKGRKYLVRATFVYGNYDGLNIKPKFDLYLGPNPWTTIDLQGEVDSGRVEMFHIPTSNSLQICLVKNGATTPLISTLEIRPIVNNTYTPVSGSLNLLFRTFLNKSETEIRYPSDRYDRVWTWLFRNEWTQIYTTLQVNNLNDVYVPPEAALTTAATPTNTNSPLMINWTSRNVDNQYYLYTHFAEIQELRTNDTREFNMTWNGEHYYGPLVPPKFNGITVFSRSGKSCKGGECSLQLKRTNRSTLPPLLNALEVYTVIHFPQSETNENEVVSMQNIKTTYGISRISWQGDPCVPQRLMWDGLNCSNTDMSTPPRITYLNLSSSGLTGTIAASIQNLTQLETLDLSNNNLTGDVPEFLGNMKSLVFINISRNDLSGSIPQALQRKGLELYPQGNPRLCFSGSCLLPKPKPFPVAIVASLASVAIILVLLVLTFVLRKKMLSIVGALRRPPFISSSVNVTNANPPVSSIQTNKRRFVYSEVTNMTNNFQRVVGEGGFGIVYHGTLNVNKQVAVKLLSQSSTQGYKQFKAEVDLLMRVHHTNLVNLVGYCNEGDNLALIYEYMPNGDLRHHLSGKGDRSIINWGIRLRIALEAALGLEYLHIGCIPAMVHRDVKTTNILLDEQFKARLADFGLSRSFPVGGESHVSTMIAGTPGYLDPQYYRTSRLTEKSDVYSFGIVLLEMITNQPVIDQSREKSHITQWVEFELISGDIRTIMDPNLQGDYDSHSAWRVLDLAMSCANPSSTKRPSMSQVVVELKECLASENSRRNMRRGRMESHSPAKVSMLIDTGMLPVAR; encoded by the exons ATGGAGAGTCATTGTCGGGTCTTGGAGTTGGTATTAGGAACTTTGGCTATTATTCATCTTGTACTGGCTCAGGATCAACAAG GGTTCATCAGTTTGGATTGTGGGCTACCCGCGGAAGAGCTTTCTCCCTATGATGAGCGATGGACTGGTTTACGTTTCACTTCGGACGCAACATACATCCAGCGTGGAAAAACTGGCAGAATCCAAGCAAACCGTGAGAGCGAATTCTCGAAGCCGTACACAACGCTGAGATATTTTCCAAATGGAACACGAAACTGTTACAATCTGAGTGTGGAGAAGGGACGTAAATATTTGGTCAGAGCTACCTTTGTGTATGGAAACTATGATGGTCTTAACATTAAGCCCAAGTTTGATCTGTATCTTGGACCTAATCCATGGACCACGATAGATTTGCAAGGAGAAGTGGATAGCGGACGAGTGGAGATGTTTCACATTCCAACGTCAAACTCGTTGCAGATTTGTCTCGTTAAGAACGGGGCGACTACTCCGCTAATATCCACCTTGGAGATACGGCCAATAGTTAATAATACTTACACGCCTGTGTCTGGTTCCCTTAATCTTTTATTTCGGACATTTCTCAACAAATCAGAAACTGAGATAAG ATACCCGAGTGATAGATATGACCGCGTATGGACTTGGCTCTTCAGAAACGAATGGACACAGATTTACACCACTCTCCAAGTGAACAATTTAAACGATGTTTATGTTCCACCAGAAGCAGCACTCACAACTGCAGCAACACCTACTAATACCAATTCGCCATTGATGATCAACTGGACTTCGAGAAATGTTGATAACCAATATTACCTGTATACACACTTCGCTGAGATCCAAGAGTTGCGGACCAACGATACCAGGGAATTCAACATGACTTGGAATGGAGAACACTATTATGGCCCTCTAGTACCTCCAAAATTTAATGGAATTACTGTCTTTAGCCGGTCAGGGAAAAGCTGCAAAGGAGGGGAGTGCAGTCTTCAGCTGAAGAGAACCAACAGATCAACTCTTCCACCTCTGCTTAATGCTCTTGAGGTCTACACAGTTATCCATTTTCCGCAATCTGAAACAAATGAAAATGAGG TGGTTTCTATGCAAAACATCAAAACCACCTATGGAATAAGTAGAATCAGCTGGCAAGGAGATCCATGCGTCCCTCAACGGCTTATGTGGGACGGCTTAAACTGCAGCAACACCGATATGTCTACGCCACCAAGAATCACTTATTT AAACTTGTCTTCAAGTGGTTTAACTGGAACCATAGCAGCTAGCATTCAGAATCTCACACAACTAGAAACTCT GGACTTGTCTAATAATAATTTGACTGGAGACGTGCCAGAGTTTCTAGGCAACATGAAGTCGTTGGTGTTCAT aaacaTAAGCAGGAACGATCTTAGTGGTTCCATTCCTCAGGCTCTTCAGAGGAAAGGACTGGAGTTATA TCCTCAAGGGAACCCAAGACTTTGTTTCTCTGGTTCATGCCTACTTCCCAAACCCAAGCCATTTCCAGTGGCAATTGTGGCATCTCTTGCGTCTGTGGCCATTATCCTTGTTCTTTTGGTACTTACTTTTGTTTTAAGGAAGAAAATGCTGTCAATTGTGGGAG CTCTACGACGGCCACCTTTTATATCGTCATCTGTGAATGTCACAAATGCTAATCCACCTGTTTCATCAATCCAAACGAATAAGAGAAGGTTTGTTTATTCAGAGGTCACTAATATGACAAATAACTTTCAAAGAGTTGTTGGGGAAGGAGGATTCGGTATTGTCTATCACGGGACTCTAAATGTTAACAAACAAGTAGCTGTTAAACTGCTTTCTCAATCATCAACCCAAGGCTATAAGCAATTCAAGGCAGAA GTTGATCTTCTTATGAGAGTTCACCATACAAATTTGGTAAACTTAGTAGGATACTGTAATGAAGGAGATAACTTGGCTCTAATATACGAGTATATGCCCAATGGAGACTTAAGACACCATCTGtctg GGAAAGGAGATAGATCCATTATCAACTGGGGTATTCGACTACGAATAGCCTTGGAGGCTGCATTAG GTTTGGAGTACTTACACATTGGGTGCATACCAGCAATGGTTCATAGAGATGTAAAAACTACAAACATATTGTTGGACGAGCAGTTCAAGGCAAGGCTTGCTG ATTTTGGGCTGTCGAGATCTTTCCCAGTTGGAGGTGAGTCTCATGTTTCGACGATGATTGCTGGCACTCCTGGATATCTTGATCCTCA ATATTACCGTACAAGTCGGTTGACCGAGAAGAGCGATGTGTACAGTTTCGGCATTGTGTTATTGGAGATGATCACAAACCAACCCGTGATTGACCAATCTCGTGAAAAGTCTCACATAACACAATGGGTTGAGTTTGAGCTAATTAGCGGAGATATTAGGACTATCATGGATCCAAACCTTCAAGGAGACTATGACTCTCACTCTGCCTGGAGAGTTCTTGATTTGGCAATGTCATGTGCAAATCCTTCTTCCACAAAACGTCCAAGCATGTCTCAGGTTGTTGTCGAACTAAAGGAGTGTCTTGCGTCTGAAAACTCAAGGAGAAATATGAGGAGAGGCAGGATGGAATCTCATAGTCCCGCTAAAGTGAGCATGCTCATTGACACTGGGATGCTCCCTGTGGCGAGATAG